One Nitrosarchaeum sp. DNA window includes the following coding sequences:
- a CDS encoding DNA primase family protein has protein sequence MEKNEYICKTCKAGPWNEYAIGSNGLYIVKAHRDLGHDIIEYQEFEEIKFERTVWDDEDRQIFKLMSKYGDKELSYLDYAKIIQEICKIKTLEDTQECLFYENGIYNSNAEIKIKRLLLKLNPELKLHEITEIIGKIKQMSGIKRDEFDNTHHKICLKNCIVDVKTRQTEPHDPEKYYRIQIPVTYDPKAKCPKFSNFVNTCITSSDERIMLIEQMSTPLLGNLPKLEAMYFNVGDGDNGKSTFFEMIGWVYGSNNISTVSFHDLVTNRFAKARLEGKLLNIFPDIGSDALDNLNPIKPIISGDPIDAEYKYQNPHTFVNRAKMFFSANELPEIKEKTFADFKRIRVIKWIQRFLKPNEYSIKFHELKAKLGDAFTDSDIENELASSGIHKMNKQFVKSIIDNETEKSGIFNLLLVCASKIIQRDGFFIERSIDDIREAWSKNSTALESFIKDCLITCEGEISRHEAYFTYYNYCKALGKPALPNNSFQRELQALIPSLDPDGWRGKTRVYRGISWNKNNEIVKRYVSTTSTTDKQQNLSPKNSKIDEKYE, from the coding sequence ATGGAAAAAAATGAATACATCTGTAAAACCTGCAAGGCTGGTCCATGGAATGAATATGCAATAGGGAGTAATGGTCTCTATATTGTTAAAGCCCATAGAGATTTAGGTCATGATATAATTGAATATCAAGAGTTTGAAGAAATAAAATTTGAACGTACAGTATGGGATGATGAAGATAGACAAATATTCAAACTTATGTCAAAATATGGCGATAAAGAATTATCATACCTAGATTATGCAAAAATAATTCAAGAAATATGCAAAATAAAAACCCTAGAAGACACTCAAGAGTGTCTATTTTATGAAAATGGAATCTACAACTCTAATGCAGAAATTAAGATCAAAAGATTACTCTTAAAACTAAATCCAGAATTAAAACTACATGAGATTACAGAAATAATCGGAAAAATAAAGCAGATGTCAGGCATAAAAAGAGATGAATTTGACAATACCCATCATAAAATATGCCTAAAAAACTGCATTGTTGACGTAAAAACCAGGCAAACAGAACCGCATGATCCAGAAAAATATTATCGCATACAAATTCCTGTCACATATGATCCAAAGGCAAAATGTCCCAAGTTTTCAAATTTTGTAAATACATGCATTACATCTTCTGATGAGCGAATCATGTTGATAGAGCAAATGTCAACTCCATTACTTGGTAATCTTCCAAAACTTGAGGCAATGTACTTCAATGTTGGAGATGGTGATAATGGAAAATCTACATTCTTTGAGATGATTGGTTGGGTTTATGGTAGTAATAACATCAGTACTGTATCTTTTCATGATCTAGTTACTAACAGATTTGCTAAAGCAAGACTGGAGGGAAAGCTACTAAACATATTTCCTGACATTGGCAGTGATGCATTAGATAACCTAAATCCAATCAAACCTATAATTTCAGGTGACCCAATTGATGCAGAATACAAGTATCAAAACCCACACACATTTGTAAACCGTGCAAAAATGTTCTTCTCTGCAAACGAGCTTCCCGAAATCAAAGAAAAAACTTTTGCTGACTTTAAGAGAATTAGAGTGATTAAATGGATACAGCGATTCTTAAAACCAAATGAATATTCAATAAAATTTCATGAATTAAAGGCAAAACTTGGGGATGCTTTCACAGATTCAGATATTGAAAATGAACTTGCCTCATCTGGGATACATAAAATGAACAAGCAATTTGTAAAATCAATTATTGATAATGAAACAGAAAAATCTGGAATATTCAACTTGTTGTTAGTCTGTGCAAGCAAAATCATACAAAGAGATGGCTTCTTTATTGAAAGAAGTATAGATGACATACGTGAAGCATGGTCAAAGAACAGTACAGCGCTAGAATCTTTCATAAAAGATTGTTTGATAACTTGTGAGGGTGAGATCTCACGTCATGAGGCTTACTTTACTTATTATAATTATTGTAAGGCTCTAGGCAAGCCCGCATTGCCTAATAACTCATTTCAAAGAGAACTTCAAGCATTAATCCCATCACTTGATCCTGATGGATGGAGAGGCAAAACCAGAGTTTACAGAGGAATTTCCTGGAATAAAAATAATGAAATTGTAAAAAGATATGTTTCCACCACATCTACCACAGATAAACAACAAAACCTTTCTCCCAAAAACTCAAAGATTGATGAGAAATATGAATAA
- a CDS encoding type I restriction endonuclease subunit R: protein MGKPGPDSNEGRARIIDKLLEEAGWEIIREGDHIPDKGNYAVEEFQTDSGPMDYALIIDGKVLGDVEAKPETTGVPSVLQQNERYSKGYTKGKLEYDGGYHIPFLYASNGNIIWYRDARTKRNIQREIEQFHTPEAILEFLERDVEKSYQWLQENPIEISGIREYQKDAIESVEHAIMDNKRKLLLAMATGTGKTFTAAEMIYRLLKSKTAKRILFLVDRRVLAAQAVREFAAFEPEPGQKLDKLYEVYSQRFRKEDIGDEDFDPRVLPNEYLTDPKSNHTFIYVSTIQRMQINLFGGYGIIPGRGDEDIEDDADKLDIPIHAFDVVIADECHRGYTSSEESKWRDVLDHFDAIKIGLTATPAKHTTAYFKNVVYHYPVERAVLDGYLVDWALVKIESGIRMNGTFLKEGEAVEFIDTETGKTKYDELEDEREITTTQLEKQATVPDTNKKIVAEFGKFARKFEEQNGRFPKTIVFATQDMPHVSHAEKLVELLGDEFSEKGADFVKKITGKSDRPLQLIRFFRNRPIEPAIAVTVDLLSTGVDIPTAEAILFVRPVKSRILFEQMLGRGTRLAKDIAKTHFTVLDAVGVVDYFKNATTFPDPLPAKPSRSNKEVINDLANNKNRDYNTKILTRRLQRISKNISFAGRQQFELLTNQDIGKFAKNLAQNLEDDFSNTIKILQNDQFQYEMENYPRIKNDFIVALEEEDTVISTSFPIVVSGMEYKPSDYLQMFKKYIKKNPDKIEALSVLLKRPRDLNTDLLEDLRKKLALSKGQYTEEHLKRAYGTNLADIIGMIRSAISDEPLLTTKERVERALNLVVKGKKLSDQENQWIGFISNHLESNLLIEKQHFKTIPFSTKGGWKKANEDFGGQLEEIIVKINETMAS, encoded by the coding sequence GTGGGAAAACCAGGACCTGACTCAAACGAAGGAAGAGCACGAATAATTGATAAACTGCTTGAAGAGGCAGGTTGGGAAATCATCAGAGAAGGAGACCATATTCCAGACAAAGGAAATTACGCAGTTGAGGAATTTCAGACAGACTCTGGTCCAATGGATTATGCGTTAATCATTGACGGTAAAGTCTTGGGTGATGTTGAGGCAAAGCCCGAAACAACTGGAGTTCCATCTGTTTTACAACAAAATGAACGATATTCAAAAGGTTACACTAAAGGAAAATTAGAATATGATGGAGGATACCACATACCGTTTCTTTATGCATCAAATGGAAATATAATTTGGTATAGAGATGCACGAACAAAAAGAAACATTCAGCGAGAAATAGAACAATTCCATACACCAGAAGCAATACTGGAATTTCTTGAAAGAGATGTAGAGAAATCATATCAATGGCTACAAGAAAACCCAATAGAAATTTCAGGAATCAGGGAATATCAAAAAGATGCAATAGAAAGTGTCGAACATGCAATAATGGACAACAAAAGAAAATTACTTTTGGCAATGGCAACAGGAACTGGTAAAACGTTTACTGCTGCTGAAATGATTTATAGGCTATTAAAATCAAAGACTGCAAAAAGAATTTTGTTTCTTGTCGACAGACGAGTTTTAGCTGCACAAGCAGTAAGAGAGTTTGCAGCATTTGAGCCAGAGCCAGGACAAAAATTGGACAAACTATATGAGGTGTATTCTCAAAGATTCAGAAAAGAAGACATTGGAGATGAAGACTTTGATCCCAGAGTTTTACCAAATGAATATCTGACAGATCCAAAATCAAATCATACTTTTATTTATGTGTCTACTATTCAACGAATGCAGATCAATCTCTTTGGAGGATATGGAATAATTCCTGGAAGAGGCGACGAAGACATTGAAGATGATGCAGACAAACTAGACATTCCTATTCATGCCTTTGATGTAGTAATTGCAGACGAGTGTCATCGTGGATACACATCATCTGAAGAATCAAAATGGCGTGATGTGTTGGATCATTTTGACGCAATCAAAATTGGCTTGACTGCAACTCCTGCCAAACACACTACAGCATACTTCAAAAATGTCGTTTATCACTATCCTGTAGAAAGGGCAGTCTTAGATGGCTATCTGGTTGATTGGGCTCTAGTCAAGATAGAATCAGGCATACGCATGAACGGTACATTCCTAAAAGAAGGTGAGGCTGTAGAGTTTATCGATACTGAGACTGGAAAAACAAAGTATGATGAATTAGAAGATGAGCGTGAAATCACAACCACACAGCTGGAAAAACAGGCTACAGTTCCTGACACAAACAAAAAGATTGTCGCAGAATTTGGAAAGTTTGCAAGAAAGTTTGAAGAACAAAACGGTAGATTTCCAAAGACTATAGTTTTTGCAACACAAGATATGCCTCATGTCTCACATGCAGAAAAACTAGTTGAATTACTAGGTGACGAATTTTCAGAAAAAGGTGCAGACTTTGTTAAAAAAATAACAGGAAAATCAGACAGACCGTTACAATTAATTCGATTCTTTAGAAATAGACCGATAGAACCTGCTATTGCAGTTACTGTCGATTTGTTATCAACTGGTGTTGATATTCCAACAGCGGAAGCAATATTGTTTGTCAGACCTGTTAAATCAAGAATACTCTTTGAGCAAATGTTAGGAAGAGGAACAAGACTAGCTAAAGATATAGCAAAAACCCATTTCACAGTTCTTGATGCAGTGGGAGTAGTAGATTATTTCAAAAATGCAACAACTTTTCCAGATCCTTTACCTGCAAAGCCATCAAGAAGCAATAAAGAAGTGATAAATGATTTAGCAAATAACAAAAACCGAGATTATAATACAAAAATTCTAACAAGAAGGTTACAAAGAATATCAAAAAATATTTCATTTGCAGGAAGACAACAATTTGAATTACTTACGAATCAAGATATTGGAAAATTTGCAAAAAACCTAGCTCAAAATTTGGAAGATGATTTTTCAAATACTATCAAAATATTACAAAACGATCAGTTTCAATATGAAATGGAAAATTACCCGAGAATCAAAAATGATTTCATTGTAGCTCTGGAAGAAGAAGATACCGTAATATCAACATCTTTTCCAATTGTAGTTAGTGGGATGGAATACAAACCATCTGACTATCTTCAGATGTTTAAAAAATACATAAAGAAAAATCCTGATAAAATTGAGGCTCTTTCAGTTCTTCTAAAACGACCTAGAGACCTTAATACTGATTTACTAGAGGATTTACGCAAAAAACTAGCCTTGAGTAAGGGTCAATACACAGAAGAGCATCTAAAACGAGCCTATGGAACCAATCTAGCCGACATTATTGGCATGATTAGAAGTGCAATATCTGATGAACCATTACTTACCACAAAAGAACGAGTAGAAAGAGCACTAAACTTAGTTGTTAAAGGAAAAAAATTATCAGACCAAGAAAATCAATGGATTGGTTTTATCTCTAATCATTTAGAATCAAATCTTTTAATTGAAAAACAGCACTTCAAAACAATTCCATTTTCAACTAAGGGTGGATGGAAAAAAGCAAATGAAGACTTTGGTGGACAGCTAGAAGAGATTATAGTAAAGATAAATGAAACGATGGCATCTTGA
- a CDS encoding DUF5615 family PIN-like protein, with product MSSKVIIDEDILKVSSRQELKEKFLEVVPVGKIKELPAGSKDEKIGAYCYENGYDLITADKRAYDKFFRDARIKSVIISNYGVFKEGKRLIYRIQIIN from the coding sequence ATGTCAAGTAAGGTCATAATCGATGAAGACATTCTAAAGGTCTCATCCAGACAAGAGCTGAAAGAAAAATTCCTTGAAGTTGTACCAGTTGGAAAAATCAAGGAATTACCTGCAGGCTCAAAAGATGAAAAGATTGGTGCATACTGCTATGAAAATGGCTATGATTTGATTACTGCAGACAAACGTGCATATGATAAATTTTTCAGGGATGCACGAATTAAATCTGTAATAATTTCTAATTATGGAGTTTTCAAAGAAGGCAAAAGACTGATCTACAGAATACAAATAATCAACTAA
- a CDS encoding ECF-type sigma factor translates to MSKTLADNNNKKSQNHKNHEEKITVEKLSISARRKLVHSLDLQGFSNQEIAKQLNVSLSTIEKDLNEMKQNIREWFSQLGSEERYLAFIDAVIHIDLSTKQLWKMAREEKDQKEKIKLLDQITNNAVKKAGLFKTSEAYLTTYYFKQKDTSPREIAREELRDML, encoded by the coding sequence ATGTCAAAAACTCTTGCTGATAATAATAACAAAAAGTCTCAAAACCATAAAAATCACGAAGAAAAAATTACGGTTGAAAAATTAAGTATTTCTGCACGACGTAAACTTGTTCATTCTTTAGATCTTCAAGGATTCTCAAATCAAGAGATAGCAAAACAATTGAATGTTAGTTTGTCTACTATTGAAAAAGATCTTAATGAAATGAAACAAAATATCAGAGAATGGTTTTCTCAATTAGGTTCTGAAGAAAGATACCTTGCATTTATTGATGCAGTAATTCACATTGATCTTTCAACAAAACAACTATGGAAAATGGCAAGAGAAGAAAAGGATCAAAAAGAAAAAATTAAACTTTTAGATCAAATTACCAATAATGCTGTAAAAAAAGCAGGACTCTTTAAAACTTCAGAGGCATATCTTACTACATATTATTTTAAACAAAAAGATACTTCACCAAGAGAAATAGCACGAGAAGAATTACGAGACATGCTATGA
- a CDS encoding tyrosine-type recombinase/integrase, which translates to MSSFLLKKKTKKSFLEGIQNLEYSTRTNYIATLKQFEKFCYSNYDKKSIQDVVDEIKSLKSEDKDEAFIGVMQDFVNCLAKSKLANTTIQKYYQIAIYYFSYNGIRVHPIELRQNVRIPKKFKEKLHPLTREEIIQLFKFTPMPRQMLYLVLIGSGMRIRETVALRKKDFDLDYPKRIKIEIPAQFTKTRTAHTTFVSKEAEYFLRPYLETLNDNDLAFATNSIPYHASMTEIEAFARYRQRAGLTAKYESTRRHHISLHTFRSYFFIRARRIHDTDVAHAMVGHTTYLDMYDRKEDSEKLELYLKVEPTLRIMN; encoded by the coding sequence ATGTCGTCATTTCTTCTAAAAAAGAAAACAAAAAAGTCATTTTTAGAAGGAATACAAAATTTAGAATACTCTACAAGAACAAATTATATCGCTACTCTCAAACAGTTTGAAAAATTTTGTTATTCTAACTATGATAAAAAAAGCATACAAGATGTTGTCGATGAGATAAAATCATTAAAGTCTGAAGATAAAGACGAGGCATTCATTGGAGTGATGCAGGATTTTGTTAATTGTCTAGCAAAATCAAAACTGGCAAATACCACAATTCAAAAATATTACCAGATTGCAATTTATTATTTTAGCTATAATGGAATTAGAGTACATCCAATAGAGCTAAGACAAAATGTCAGAATCCCAAAAAAGTTCAAAGAAAAACTCCATCCATTAACCCGAGAGGAAATTATTCAGCTATTCAAATTTACACCCATGCCTAGGCAGATGCTATATCTAGTTTTGATTGGTTCTGGCATGAGAATTAGAGAAACGGTGGCACTAAGGAAAAAAGATTTTGATTTAGATTATCCAAAGAGAATCAAGATAGAAATTCCTGCTCAATTTACTAAAACAAGAACTGCACATACAACATTTGTTTCAAAAGAGGCAGAATATTTCCTTAGACCATATCTTGAAACTTTGAATGATAATGATCTAGCGTTTGCAACAAATTCTATCCCATATCATGCCTCAATGACTGAGATTGAGGCTTTTGCCAGATATAGACAGAGGGCAGGACTGACAGCAAAATACGAGTCAACAAGAAGACATCACATATCTCTTCATACCTTTAGATCATATTTTTTTATTCGTGCAAGACGAATTCATGATACAGATGTTGCTCATGCAATGGTAGGGCATACTACCTATCTTGACATGTATGACAGAAAGGAAGATTCTGAAAAATTAGAACTATATTTGAAAGTTGAACCAACCCTTAGGATAATGAATTAG